A window from Chitinophaga filiformis encodes these proteins:
- a CDS encoding MarR family winged helix-turn-helix transcriptional regulator, whose product MSNIEKLISQKTFTSEYNKGLIGLIFVGNWIVSRHQQFFKKFDITMQQYNILRILRGQHPKAANINTLKERMLDKMSDVSRLVERLRKAGLVERKSSEVDRRAVDVQITEKGLALLKVMDVDLPDLEDSLKLSLTEEEALQLNMLLDKILTRY is encoded by the coding sequence ATGTCAAACATAGAAAAGCTCATCTCGCAGAAAACATTTACCAGCGAGTATAATAAAGGGTTAATAGGTCTCATTTTCGTCGGCAACTGGATAGTGTCACGTCATCAACAATTCTTCAAGAAGTTTGACATTACCATGCAACAGTATAATATACTGAGAATACTACGCGGCCAACACCCTAAAGCTGCTAATATCAACACCTTAAAAGAGAGAATGCTGGACAAAATGAGTGATGTTTCACGTCTTGTCGAGCGCCTGCGCAAGGCCGGATTAGTGGAAAGGAAAAGCAGTGAGGTAGACCGCAGGGCCGTGGATGTACAGATCACAGAGAAAGGATTGGCCTTGCTTAAGGTAATGGATGTAGACCTTCCGGATCTTGAAGATTCCCTGAAATTGTCATTGACAGAAGAGGAAGCATTGCAACTGAACATGCTCCTCGATAAGATCCTGACACGCTATTAA